The following nucleotide sequence is from Acyrthosiphon pisum isolate AL4f chromosome A2, pea_aphid_22Mar2018_4r6ur, whole genome shotgun sequence.
NNNNNNNNNNNNNNNNNNNNNNNNNNNNNNNNNNNNNNNNNNNNNNNNNNNNNNNNNNNNNNNNNNNNNNNNNNNNNNNNNNNNNNNNNNNNNNNNNNNNNNNNNNNNNNNNNNNNNNNNNNNNNNNNNNNNNNNNNNNNNNNNNNNNNNNNNNNNNNNNNNNNNNNNNNNNNNNNNNNNNNNNNNNNNNNNNNNNNNNNNNNNNNNNNNNNNNNNNNNNNNNNNNNNNNNNNNNNNNNNNNNNNNNNNNNNNNNNNNNNNNNNNNNNNNNNNNNNNNNNNNNNNNNNNNNNNNNNNNNNNNNNNNNNNNNNNNNNNNNNNNNNNNNNNNNNNNNNNNNNNNNNNNNNNNNNNNNNNNNNNNNNNNNNNNNNNNNNNNNNNNNNNNNNNNNNNNNNNNNNNNNNNNNNNNNNNNNNNNNNNNNNNNNNNNNNNNNNNNNNNNNNNNNNNNNNNNNNNNNNNNNNNNNNNNNNNNNNNNNNNNNNNNNNNNNNNNNNNNNNNNNNNNNNNNNNNNNNNNNNNNNNNNNNNNNNNNNNNNNNNNNNNNNNNNNNNNNNNNNNNNNNNNNNNNNNNNNNNNNNNNNNNNNNNNNNNNNNNNNNNNNNNNNNNNNNNNNNNNNNNNNNNNNNNNNNNNNNNNNNNNNNNNNNNNNNNNNNNNNNNNNNNNNNNNNNNNNNNNNNNNNNNNNNNNNNNNNNNNNNNNNNNNNNNNNNNNNNNNNNNNNNNNNNNNNNNNNNNNNNNNNNNNNNNNNNNNNNNNNNNNNNNNNNNNNNNNNNNNNNNNNNNNNNNNNNNNNNNNNNNNNNNNNNNNNNNNNNNNNNNNNNNNNNNNNNNNNNNNNNNNNNNNNNNNNNNNNNNNNNNNNNNNNNNNNNNNNNNNNNNNNNNNNNNNNNNNNNNNNNNNNNNNNNNNNNNNNNNNNNNNNNNNNNNNNNNNNNNNNNNNNNNNNNNNNNNNNNNNNNNNNNNNNNNNNNNNNNNNNNNNNNNNNNNNNNNNNNNNNNNNNNNNNNNNNNNNNNNNNNNNNNNNNNNNNNNNNNNNNNNNNNNNNNNNNNNNNNNNNNNNNNNNNNNNNNNNNNNNNNNNNNNNNNNNNNNNNNNNNNNNNNNNNNNNNNNNNNNNNNNNNNNNNNNNNNNNNNNNNNNNNNNNNNNNNNNNNNNNNNNNNNTATTAGTAAGTACCACATCGATCAAATGATTTAGTTATACCAGGTAAAAGAAAACATAATGTATAAcactaaatttcaaaattaaattataaaatataaaatgtaacatttagttatttatttttattaaatgtttgtactgataatttacaatttacaatttagaataactataacaataatagcatattaatacaataggattacaataataataaaaatttatgatTGCATTAATAAGTGATAGACAGAGTGGAGTTATgtgctacaaaataatatttaaaaaaaaaaataaaaaatgatcatataGTGTTTGTTAGtgatttgtatagtatataatcagaaatgttctatatataataaatcaataaattataaacattttacatcaTAGAACTcacatataactattttaaaattaataaataattatagtattacaaatCATATTACTTACAATTTATCATAATGAATATCGATCAAAGTCTATCACaatataattagataggtatattattaaaaatcagaaATTAATCATACGTAAAGGTTAATGTTAATGacggaatattaaaatatatacatagttttaTCAAAAGGTCTGTAACCAAATTAATTATcactaatttgttttaatttttacaatttataaaatgatcgATTTAAATACAATGACTTATTAACTAAAATGTACAGGTTAACTcaagcaataaaatatatataaaaaaaaacaacgattattttatttatataaaaataatcaattagttTTATGAAAAGGTTTCGATAGCTTACATAATACGTTGATAATCGATAACAATttgtaatcataaatattagatataatataatgcatgtgcttttatatttttatattgattttggaatcaaaatatacaattttgaatgatttaataattataaaatgtgattgtaataaaatataactataattactcttgattattttaatttataatgaccaTATGGTAGTGTACAAATACCACCTTTTAATATAACACGTTTATCATCATTTGCactcaatacaatttttctcattgtttttgaatatacattatgtttgGTTGACTGTATCGAGTTAATATCACAGTATGCATTAATTTTACTAGATTTATCATTTAATGTATCCTTATGTTTAGAATTTTGTATACTGAactttgataaaatatctaaataatgatTGACTGTCATATACTTGTCTCTAACATACTTTTTTACACCTTTTGCCTTTTTGTATTCAATACCACCTACCGTATAAGCGTATAATTTAGGTCTTAGTGTTGCAAATTCGGTCATAATCTTACTTTTAAGTTCATCTTTAAACAGCCCCGGGATGTATTTACGTTTATCACTGTAACAAATGTGATCAATTGGAAAATTAGAAGTATCAAAGTGATTcaacaaatcaaattttaaatcatcaaaaaaattatttgttttaatacgaTATATTAATGAATCAGTGTCGGTATATAATAGTGATATATTTTTcccgtatttatttttcattacattataatggaaattataaatatatgttttcgaAATATCCAAAATAGAAAATCCAACATATATtggtttatcaaatttaattttttctttttgaaaatgtaacgaCATAAGCTCATTGGAATATATAGTTCTATCAATGAAATTAAGTTTTCTCATTAGTCTATGAGCTTTTCGATCATTGGATACTAACTTAATATCTAACCTTTTACGTGGATTCTCATACATTTTCCATAAACACTATTTACCATTAATTTNNNNNNNNNNNNNNNNNNNNNNNNNNNNNNNNNNNNNNNNNNNNNNNNNNaagtaagaaaacttgtataaataattgtttagaattaatatataattgtatttgtaaataaaataatatttaataaataatatatattttatcaaattgttgTGTTACATGGTGAAGCATGtagaaatctccctgtaaaaaaaggtgctcagaacatacattagggtttttgagattatgtgttacacggtggagcatgtagaaatgcccccttgaaatgatgaaatctccctgtaaaaaaggtgctcagaacatacattagggtttttgagattatgtgttacacggtggagcatgtagaaatgcccccttgaaatgatgaaatctccctgtaaaaaagtgtgctcagaacatacaaatatatactacttcaagttgtttcaaaaaaaaaaaaagtttttattaaaaattttgtttttttaactacTTTAAACCGTTAGTGGTTACTCTCCTTCAGTGGCATGGTGAATGGggaacttttctactttaccggacacccttttttttgcgattttttttgggggactttgtcatatttttgacgaaaaaaattatggtgaaatcagaatttggggctcggacttagtttcgaagttatcggcgaatgaagttcgctattttaagTTCACTGTGCCTATCATGAAGattgatgtttttgtttttgaaacttGTGCTTTTATGGAGATTACGGTGCGAGGTTATCCgagttttacaaaataaatataattttgtttgttaattttacaatcgtttaaattaatctatttccaatgaaagtttaaaaaaggtaatacaataataggatTGGAAAATGTACGATCGATTACTTATTATCGATTGCTAACTATCGATAGCTGACTATCGATTGCTAACTATCGATAGCTGACTATCGATAGTAAAATTTCAGTTCGATTGAGGTAGTCATTACGACAACCGTTGTACAGCGCTAGTAGCCGTCcactatcaattatttatacagcAGTTGCCCTTCTatttaatctcttttctatCATCTTAGTTCATGGTTATTTGTTATTGTACGTTATTGCGAAGAACGCCGGAAATCCTGGgcattatattaacaatatattaatatatattaacaaattttgtttgtaCACACGCCCTCACGGAAAGTCTAGTGTATACGCGTTttctgttaattatattattcattttgtaCCTAGTTGTACCGAAATACTATCAATATTACTGTATATCGGGACGCCGTCGAAGCCATATCGCACGCAAacacgaacataatattttccttgTCGTTGACTCGACGACTCGTAATCTGCGTCGCTATGTCGCTTGCCAGTTTGTCGCTCGCCGAAGACGCTCACCGCTGAATCCACCGTCCACGCCACGCCGAGAATCgctggtgtttattattatcgcttcattacataaattggtatgtttggcaaaaaacacgtctaaaatactatgcgcgcatgtgttagacaaaaacagaaaaccacggtatcgaatccccttaacttCAGTATTATGTTGGTTTTCACACCGTCTACTGGTACTTAAATTTACCCCagtgattatattaaaattaaacgcaattttaaaaatatttccaaaggTATTATGTCAATAAAAGGAATGGATGCCTTACAAACTACATTTTGGGAAAGTGATCTAAACATAGTTCTGACATCCAAAGAACTAGAACCaacgaattttaaaaataactctcACTCTGTCACATTACTAGAAAACTTACAATCTCAACGCAAGTATGTTGATGATGATTTTACcttcattcaaaataaatatcagtaatttatttttgtttttagaaatgaaGTTTTATGTGATGTTAGATTTGAAGCAGATGATGGTAAAATAGTAATtggacataaaaatgttttaatcgcAGCTAGTCCATATTTTTGTGCAATGTTTACTAGTAATTTTGATGAGAGCAATAaagatattatcaaaataagacAAATAGATTCAagtattttacaacaattaattgattctGTTTATACAGGAAAAATCAtgataacagaaaaaaatgtagaggtataaaaaaatatttgatttgttataAGCTGATACACTttctttaaaatgattataacatattgttaaTTTCTCAAGGCTCTATTACCAGCTTCAAGTATCTTACAGCTAGACTATGTAAAAGGTGCATGTGTCAAGTTTTTACAAGCACAACTGGATCCAACAAATTGTCTTGGAATCAAAGCATTAGCTGATTTATATAACTGTATGGAATTGTTGTTGAGTTCTGaaacttttattcaaaaacaatttatgtaggatatgaattacaatttaattatttgtttaggttagtaaattgtataaattatcatttatgtttttagaGAAGTGGTTAAATATGATGAGTTTCTATCTTTATCTTTCGAAGCAGTGGTTAAGCTAATATCCTCTAATAACATCACTGTACCATTTGAAGAAAAGGTAAGCAAACTAATTGataattgttatcattaatattgtgaatggAAGATCAACTTACttaacatataaatttaatgttatattataatcttgtaTATTGTACAGAGGGACTTGAGGGAGTGtatttataatgcataatatgatCATGTGAGTTGTTTTGAGATTTAGCCATTTAACCTCTACAAACTACAAaggtatcatattttaattttatacttcttCATATAAGCTACAGGCTGTGAGACTgctattaattaaactatttacacAACCTTGTAAATCTTAGCAAAATTGTAGAAATCTATTGCTACCTCTTAGGCAGTTGTTAGAATAATAAAGTGATATTCGTCATTACAAACTGAatgacttaatttttaatacttatgtcggtttaatgaaataattaatttcttggTTTTCTATTAAATGGCAGAAACCAAAAGCctaatatatctaatacataaaacaaaatagttatgtGATCCAGCATTACAAAAttctttgaatttttaataataatcattgtatggtgtaaaaaatacatattatatttaatataagttaaagCAAAAATAGTTTAAGCCTCgaatatcttatataattaaatgtaataataataataatatttgaatttaatattgtatttttttgttgtaggtatttgaatgtattataaattgggTAAATCATGAATTGGATTGTAGAAAAGAATTTTTGCCTGGATTAATGGAACATGTGCGCTTGCCATTAGCCTCAATTGAGTACATATTCAACAAAGTACTTGAGGAACCTCTcattaaaaatgattcaaagtgtatgtgttttttagtaaatattcctttattattaatttatattctatataattataatatactttaggtAACAGTTATGTAGCTGAAGCTTTACATTTCCATTTACATAAAACAAACCCACATATCACTATTCCACAAACAATTCGTTGTTTGCCTAGATATCCTGATGGTTGGAAAAAAGTATAGTTGCTCTATGAATTATTACTGATCTCtcttgacaattattatatctattcaaCCATTTCAGGTTATTCTAGTATTAAGTTGGAATCCTTATAAGAAATACGGCGGTTATATAAACTTGTATGACCCAACAACCAACAAATGGAAGAATGCTCCAGAAATGACTATGTGCCTTTACTCAGCTGGCTTATCAATAACAAAAGATCAATTTCTGTTTGGTGTGGGTGGTGTTCTTCAATTAAGTTCAAATTCTCGATCTGTTGAAATGCTTGATTTAACTTTGCCATCACCAATTTGGGTACAAACAGTGGACATGTTAGTTGGTCGAAAAAATTTAGGAGTTGCTCTATTAGATGATTGTTTATATGCTGTGAGTTTTACTAATATatcttgtttttatatcataaatttatatttttctaaattctaGGTTGGTGGAACTGGTAATTCTTATGATGATTTAAAAAGTGTGGAAGTATTCAATATCAGTACAAAAAAATGGCAATTTGTTTCGAGTATGGCAATTGAAAGAAGTCATTTTGGTATTGGAGTACtcaataatcttttatatgcggtgaataaatatctaattttataatttaaatttataaataatttaattttttctataggTAGGAGGTTTGAATAATTCCTGTAATTTGAAATCTGTCGAATGTTATGATCCTTCACTTGATAAATGGACAACAGTTACAGATATGTCTGTAGATCGTTCTCAGGTTAGTGTAGGAGTGTTGGACGGTGTAATCTATGCTATTGGTGGATTAAATAGTTCAGGGACTCTCAAAAGTGTTGAGGCTTATAAACCAAGTGTTGGTGTATGGACTTCCGTTGCTCGCATGCACAAGCGTAGAGCCTCTGCTGgtgaatactaataataataatttttttaccgagaaaatcttatattaaaatttaataaaattttttaatataggtgtAGTTGCGTTTGATGGTTTACTGTATGTTATGGGAGGAGAAAAAACATGTTCGACTCATATGTCCTTTGAAATTTACAATCCTGCCACTAATTCATGGAAAATTGAGAGTGTCGATTCATATACTGTTGGTAAAATGTATGCTGCAGTAGTCTTTAATATGCCACgacattttagatttaattagCTAATTAGCATCCGTGGTCTCAATGTTTTGTACTTAGTTATGTTAAACTATTCATCAGTGTCAATCTATTATAACATACACTCTATTTGGAATGATATCGTACCCCGGCTGTGACCAGATTTCTTTGTGCGGTTGTCAGGCATATGGTCAGACGCCGTCCCCACTATGGCGACGCGTTGGGCACTGCCACGGAACAAAGCCACACCCATGTGCACAACGTTGCTGCCGGGGTACGATCTCATTCCGAAtagagtataaattatgatattattctataaacaaattcaatcaatttgcaaattattttttgttaattgctTATGCTAgaattatataagttaaaaattgtagttatttaaaggtgtttaaaatattgtgaaattattattttatattatgaaaaatattcatattcatacaTGAtgcattaatataatgtatacatttttgtccaCATAAtggaaatttgtattttttggattaaagcactaatttttatttcactttatagtgcttgaaaaatatgttttaaaactaacaaatgttcatattttagtttctacaattataattttgaaaagtgGGCTTTAATCTGACCtgcattctttttttaaaaaaaatgaaatcaaatTATTCTACAGGTCATAAGAGTTTTTCTGTAAAACGTTTTTATACCCAAAACGCACCGCGGCTCTGATGTTCCTTACAGAAATATCtgatatgcaatattatattaatatattatatcctatattCATAGGCGCACCCAGGAACATTTTTCTGGAGGGGCTAAAATTATATCGGCACTCAGCAGCAGTGACGTATTCAGAGGAGTGGTACAGGGGTATGTGCCACCCTGTCacatttaaacttatatatGTTAAACTTATTCTTTATAATAGAGCAATATTAGGTATTGTTTAATCATTAATCGCTTCTGAAAATCTCCGAAATAGAGTACGTTTTTAAATGCGGAGGTTGAATCTATTATCATTCTAGACTTTTTAATTCTTATAGTCCTTCTGGATCTTACGATAGGTAAGTCTTGAtactatttaacaaattatttaaatgaagtttattattatatattataatcaaaaatttaaaaatatatattataaatatcgttaaatatttaatacctaccaatgatctataggtattatattatacgctgaAAATCTCTGTGAATACTGAACAAATTGTTgtgtaagtactaagtatataaaatataaatataaataatattataatttttatattattgtatagatgGCAGTGGcggtttgattattattttttaattttactacatttCCACTAAATTGTTTGCATCAATGGTGTTTTGGGCCGGTGAAATGAAATTCTCTCGGGCCAGTTAAAAATTCAGAATCCGCCACTGGTATTAATAGGTTATGGTACCTCCCTGCATTTTGCTCAAGTATAAATTAGTGTTTGCCCACTTTCCCGGCGTACTGTGTAGGCAAAATGGGTACATTAATGCAGTGTTCAATTAATAATCGTTACCTCGACCGTTACATTTTAGCTTGTCGCAACTTCGTTCGCCGGTAGAATGTCATTGCGCAAAAACCAAAAGTACCCCCTGTCGTAAACAACCAAATACTTTACTTtacttaacaaaaaattatatttaaaaaaattaaactacatTAAGTACTTGAGAGGATGACCCatgcatattttgttgtctccgtcttcaATACGTGCGACATAGcacattttcgttcactagtttcactagtgtgctgttagttttgatattagagagattttacctattataaatattctagataataatattatttgtgcttGAGCGTTtgattttattcgatattttaatttccaagcgagatatgagcattttcatAGGCGTGTTTACATAGGCATGACCTGCGAAATTTGATCCAACAAAATTTCAGTGCAtaatataacctttttttttctatgtttctGATttcatattaagttttttgactTTCATcacgtaaaaataaacatttttaaaaagtattattaatattaaaatgactagatacaatttcatataacctacctatagttatttatttatttgagaaaaggaatattgttttttattcctaataaaaaaagtaaaactgatTTGATTATTATCAGATGATAAAGCTTATTTCAACATTTGGGGGTCATATTCCCAAACCATcgtctaattttttttgttttttttgggggggggaaaCCCTTCCATTGGATATTCCACTGCTGTGCACGACCTGCGGATGAActtatcttgcttgaaaatgaaaatttcgaaaaatcggcAACGCATATACCTAATGTTGCCGGCATCggcacatataaatatataatgttcttacctaaaatttgtataataattaataggtcaattaactctagtatcaaaactaacagcacactattgaaactagtgaacgacaattttcTATGTCGTGCCA
It contains:
- the LOC100159404 gene encoding kelch-like protein 3 isoform X1, yielding MRACVRQKQKTTVSNPLNFSIMLVFTPSTGIMSIKGMDALQTTFWESDLNIVLTSKELEPTNFKNNSHSVTLLENLQSQRKNEVLCDVRFEADDGKIVIGHKNVLIAASPYFCAMFTSNFDESNKDIIKIRQIDSSILQQLIDSVYTGKIMITEKNVEALLPASSILQLDYVKGACVKFLQAQLDPTNCLGIKALADLYNCMELLLSSETFIQKQFIEVVKYDEFLSLSFEAVVKLISSNNITVPFEEKVFECIINWVNHELDCRKEFLPGLMEHVRLPLASIEYIFNKVLEEPLIKNDSKCNSYVAEALHFHLHKTNPHITIPQTIRCLPRYPDGWKKVILVLSWNPYKKYGGYINLYDPTTNKWKNAPEMTMCLYSAGLSITKDQFLFGVGGVLQLSSNSRSVEMLDLTLPSPIWVQTVDMLVGRKNLGVALLDDCLYAVGGTGNSYDDLKSVEVFNISTKKWQFVSSMAIERSHFGIGVLNNLLYAVGGLNNSCNLKSVECYDPSLDKWTTVTDMSVDRSQVSVGVLDGVIYAIGGLNSSGTLKSVEAYKPSVGVWTSVARMHKRRASAGVVAFDGLLYVMGGEKTCSTHMSFEIYNPATNSWKIESVDSYTVGKMYAAVVFNMPRHFRFN
- the LOC100159404 gene encoding kelch-like protein 2 isoform X3, coding for MRACVRQKQKTTVSNPLNFSIMLVFTPSTGIMSIKGMDALQTTFWESDLNIVLTSKELEPTNFKNNSHSVTLLENLQSQRKNEVLCDVRFEADDGKIVIGHKNVLIAASPYFCAMFTSNFDESNKDIIKIRQIDSSILQQLIDSVYTGKIMITEKNVEALLPASSILQLDYVKGACVKFLQAQLDPTNCLGIKALADLYNCMELLLSSETFIQKQFIEVVKYDEFLSLSFEAVVKLISSNNITVPFEEKVFECIINWVNHELDCRKEFLPGLMEHVRLPLASIEYIFNKVLEEPLIKNDSKCNSYVAEALHFHLHKTNPHITIPQTIRCLPRYPDGWKKVILVLSWNPYKKYGGYINLYDPTTNKWKNAPEMTMCLYSAGLSITKDQFLFGVGGVLQLSSNSRSVEMLDLTLPSPIWVQTVDMLVGRKNLGVALLDDCLYAVGGTGNSYDDLKSVEVFNISTKKWQFVSSMAIERSHFGIGVLNNLLYAEV
- the LOC100159404 gene encoding kelch-like protein 3 isoform X2; this encodes MSIKGMDALQTTFWESDLNIVLTSKELEPTNFKNNSHSVTLLENLQSQRKNEVLCDVRFEADDGKIVIGHKNVLIAASPYFCAMFTSNFDESNKDIIKIRQIDSSILQQLIDSVYTGKIMITEKNVEALLPASSILQLDYVKGACVKFLQAQLDPTNCLGIKALADLYNCMELLLSSETFIQKQFIEVVKYDEFLSLSFEAVVKLISSNNITVPFEEKVFECIINWVNHELDCRKEFLPGLMEHVRLPLASIEYIFNKVLEEPLIKNDSKCNSYVAEALHFHLHKTNPHITIPQTIRCLPRYPDGWKKVILVLSWNPYKKYGGYINLYDPTTNKWKNAPEMTMCLYSAGLSITKDQFLFGVGGVLQLSSNSRSVEMLDLTLPSPIWVQTVDMLVGRKNLGVALLDDCLYAVGGTGNSYDDLKSVEVFNISTKKWQFVSSMAIERSHFGIGVLNNLLYAVGGLNNSCNLKSVECYDPSLDKWTTVTDMSVDRSQVSVGVLDGVIYAIGGLNSSGTLKSVEAYKPSVGVWTSVARMHKRRASAGVVAFDGLLYVMGGEKTCSTHMSFEIYNPATNSWKIESVDSYTVGKMYAAVVFNMPRHFRFN